In the genome of Heliomicrobium gestii, one region contains:
- the era gene encoding GTPase Era, which yields MAERYRFVRRYQREKAPSQPEKVVAKTPAPESAGKSAEKHRSGFISIIGRPNVGKSTLMNQLIGKKVAIMSDKPQTTRNRIVGVLNAPGGQAVFLDTPGIHKPKHKLGEIMVTTARKTLNEVDLILYVVDASEEPGGGEQFISHLLKDIKTPIFLVVNKMDAVTREEGLKKISQYSQLVAWQELIPVSARVKTNLDRLKDLIFEKLPEGPLYYPAGSFTDQPERQLMAEMIREKVLHVTREEIPHSVAVVIEQLQETPKGGMVVYATIFTERDSQKGILIGKGGSLLKEVGQKARQEIEALLGTSVYLELWVKVKKDWRQRPDVLRSFGFDEKME from the coding sequence ATGGCGGAAAGATACCGCTTTGTTCGACGCTATCAACGGGAGAAAGCGCCCTCACAGCCGGAGAAGGTCGTCGCCAAGACGCCTGCGCCGGAGAGCGCTGGGAAAAGCGCGGAGAAACACCGGTCCGGCTTTATCAGTATCATCGGCCGTCCCAATGTGGGTAAATCGACGCTGATGAACCAGTTGATCGGCAAAAAAGTCGCCATCATGTCCGATAAACCCCAGACGACGCGCAACCGCATTGTCGGCGTGCTCAATGCGCCGGGCGGGCAGGCCGTCTTTCTCGACACCCCCGGGATTCACAAGCCGAAGCACAAACTCGGGGAGATCATGGTGACGACGGCGCGCAAGACCCTCAACGAGGTGGACCTGATCCTCTATGTCGTTGACGCCTCAGAAGAACCGGGCGGGGGAGAACAGTTCATCAGTCACCTCCTGAAAGACATCAAAACGCCCATCTTCCTTGTCGTCAACAAGATGGACGCCGTCACCCGGGAAGAGGGATTGAAGAAGATCAGTCAATACAGCCAGTTGGTGGCCTGGCAGGAATTGATCCCTGTCTCGGCGAGGGTGAAGACCAATCTGGATCGGCTCAAGGACCTGATCTTCGAAAAACTCCCGGAAGGGCCCCTCTACTACCCGGCAGGCTCATTTACCGATCAGCCGGAACGGCAGTTGATGGCTGAGATGATCCGGGAAAAGGTGCTCCATGTGACCCGGGAGGAGATTCCCCATTCTGTGGCTGTCGTCATCGAACAGTTGCAGGAAACGCCGAAAGGGGGCATGGTTGTCTATGCCACCATCTTTACGGAACGGGACTCCCAGAAAGGGATCCTCATCGGTAAGGGCGGATCCCTTCTCAAAGAGGTCGGCCAGAAGGCGAGACAGGAGATCGAGGCGCTGCTGGGCACATCTGTGTACTTAGAACTCTGGGTGAAAGTAAAGAAAGACTGGCGCCAGCGCCCCGATGTGCTGCGCTCCTTCGGTTTTGACGAAAAAATGGAGTGA
- a CDS encoding HD family phosphohydrolase: MAYSQITALLTLALRKIWQYRTTRRIVYGFTFFLIYTVILALPHLSSLETLEAGQKSQKDIKSPITKEIVDEERTRLAREQKVNATPPVYTHDPNVTGRSQRDIDQFFKSIADYQRAGTESANADPASSGTAAEQRRWEQLKVQMNVAAPETLLRKLVSLRPESLAFIQTETQNQISDMLSMPGLTETLDEMPQGMPLTRAAGRVLPYSIQEAHAIVLERIDNSVLTQESKEILRTLIPLFLRANSTLDVDATKRLRSEVRQSVAPITFLIRKDDVIVRAGDIVSDEQIQLLAQLELLRTGDAWLKPLGMALLVLLNMTITLWYLRTYRRDFYLDERMLLLLGLMAMMTLLTARIVASINLHEQRAIYDQLLYVIPAATGPMLIAILLDSRVAIFMSAVLSVFIGIITDASIPHAIVAWIGSLVGVYSVSRFSQRMDFARSGLIMAVANALTVFAIGLAAGVKLPIVATYGLPMAVVNGILSSVFMIGSLPYLESAFKLTTSVKLLELANPNHPLLRRLLMEAPGTYHHSLLVGNLGEAAAEMIGADALLVRLGAYYHDVGKIRRPAFFIENQAPGQNPHDKIAPSLSTLIITSHVKDGAELCREAGLPPQVVDLVEQHHGNTLVSFFYHRAREADRTESVQEGDFRYEGPKPQSKEAALVMLADTVEAAVRSLSQPTSGKIEGLVRKLIKEKLNDGQLEECDLTFKDLDRVAQAFCRVFNGIYHTRIEYPEGVSKELDGRKRSGTVYSG; the protein is encoded by the coding sequence GTGGCCTACAGCCAAATCACGGCCCTGTTGACGCTGGCACTGCGTAAGATTTGGCAATACCGGACAACACGCCGAATCGTCTATGGTTTCACTTTTTTCCTGATCTATACGGTGATCCTGGCTTTGCCTCACCTGTCTTCCCTGGAGACGCTGGAGGCAGGACAAAAAAGCCAGAAAGACATTAAATCGCCGATCACGAAGGAGATCGTTGACGAGGAACGGACTCGTCTGGCTCGCGAACAGAAGGTCAACGCTACGCCCCCCGTCTATACGCATGATCCGAACGTGACCGGACGGAGCCAACGGGACATCGATCAGTTTTTTAAATCCATCGCAGACTACCAACGGGCAGGAACGGAATCGGCCAACGCCGATCCGGCGTCGTCCGGAACGGCAGCGGAACAACGCCGGTGGGAACAGTTGAAGGTGCAGATGAATGTGGCTGCCCCGGAGACGCTGCTGCGCAAGCTTGTCTCCCTTCGACCTGAATCGCTGGCCTTCATCCAGACAGAGACGCAAAACCAGATCTCCGACATGCTCAGCATGCCTGGGTTAACGGAAACCCTGGACGAGATGCCCCAGGGGATGCCCCTCACCCGGGCCGCCGGCAGGGTGTTGCCCTACAGCATACAGGAAGCCCATGCCATCGTGTTGGAACGGATCGACAATTCCGTTTTGACGCAGGAATCGAAAGAGATCCTGCGCACCCTGATCCCGCTTTTTTTGCGGGCCAACTCCACCCTTGATGTGGACGCGACAAAACGGTTGCGCAGTGAGGTGCGCCAGAGCGTCGCGCCGATCACCTTCCTCATCCGCAAGGATGACGTGATCGTGCGCGCCGGCGACATCGTCTCGGACGAACAGATTCAACTTTTGGCGCAACTGGAGCTGCTGCGGACAGGCGACGCCTGGCTGAAACCACTGGGAATGGCGCTGTTGGTTCTGCTGAACATGACGATCACCCTCTGGTACTTGCGCACCTACCGGCGCGATTTCTACCTCGATGAACGCATGCTCCTGCTGCTGGGATTGATGGCCATGATGACGCTGTTGACGGCGCGGATCGTCGCTTCCATCAACCTGCATGAACAGAGAGCCATCTATGATCAACTGCTGTATGTCATCCCGGCAGCGACGGGACCCATGCTGATCGCCATCCTTCTGGACAGTCGCGTGGCCATCTTCATGTCGGCTGTGCTCAGCGTCTTCATCGGGATCATCACGGACGCCTCGATCCCCCATGCCATTGTTGCTTGGATCGGCTCTCTCGTCGGCGTTTACAGCGTTTCCCGCTTCAGCCAGCGGATGGACTTTGCCCGATCCGGTCTGATCATGGCTGTCGCCAACGCGCTGACGGTGTTTGCCATCGGTTTGGCGGCAGGCGTCAAACTTCCCATCGTGGCCACCTATGGGTTGCCGATGGCCGTCGTCAACGGGATCCTGTCGTCGGTATTTATGATCGGTTCGTTGCCCTACCTGGAATCGGCTTTTAAGCTGACCACATCGGTCAAGCTGCTCGAACTGGCGAACCCGAACCACCCCCTGTTGCGGCGGTTGCTGATGGAAGCTCCTGGCACCTACCACCACAGCCTGCTCGTCGGCAACCTGGGAGAGGCGGCTGCTGAGATGATCGGCGCCGACGCGCTGCTTGTCCGTTTGGGCGCCTATTATCATGATGTGGGCAAAATCCGCCGGCCCGCCTTTTTCATCGAAAACCAGGCGCCGGGACAAAACCCCCATGATAAGATCGCCCCTTCCCTGAGCACCCTGATCATCACCTCTCATGTCAAAGATGGCGCTGAATTGTGCCGGGAGGCAGGATTGCCGCCGCAGGTGGTCGATCTGGTGGAACAGCACCATGGGAACACCCTCGTTTCGTTCTTCTATCACCGGGCGCGGGAGGCTGATCGCACCGAATCGGTGCAGGAAGGCGATTTCCGCTATGAAGGGCCGAAACCGCAGAGCAAAGAAGCGGCCTTGGTCATGCTGGCCGATACGGTGGAAGCGGCTGTCCGATCTCTTTCCCAACCCACGTCGGGAAAGATTGAAGGGCTGGTGCGCAAACTGATCAAGGAGAAATTGAATGACGGACAGCTTGAGGAGTGCGATCTCACCTTCAAGGACCTCGATCGCGTCGCTCAGGCCTTCTGTCGCGTCTTCAACGGGATCTACCATACACGGATTGAATACCCGGAAGGGGTTTCAAAAGAACTGGACGGGAGGAAACGCAGTGGAACTGTATATAGTGGATGA
- the deoC gene encoding deoxyribose-phosphate aldolase, translating to MTVPTKERWTRERVAAMIDHTLLKPDAGEEQISALCREAAAYGFASVCVNPVWVETCAVLLQNSPVKVATVIGFPLGASYSRLKAFEAKEALKAGAEELDMVINLGWAKMGRWDAVEADIAAVVLEARRHPGVLVKVILETSLLTDEQIVAACHCALAAGADYVKTSTGFGPGGAAVEHVSLMAGTVGTRARVKASGGIRTAETALRMLEAGADRLGTSASMTILDGLPSAADCPPED from the coding sequence ATGACCGTGCCGACAAAGGAACGGTGGACGCGAGAGCGCGTCGCCGCCATGATCGACCATACCTTGTTGAAACCGGATGCGGGGGAGGAGCAGATCAGCGCTCTTTGCCGCGAGGCGGCGGCCTACGGTTTCGCGTCTGTCTGTGTCAACCCTGTCTGGGTGGAGACTTGCGCCGTGTTGTTGCAAAACAGCCCGGTCAAGGTGGCCACTGTCATCGGCTTTCCCCTCGGCGCCTCCTATAGCCGCCTAAAAGCCTTCGAGGCGAAAGAGGCCTTGAAAGCCGGCGCAGAGGAACTGGATATGGTGATCAACCTGGGTTGGGCCAAGATGGGCCGTTGGGACGCCGTCGAGGCCGACATTGCGGCCGTTGTTTTGGAGGCGCGCCGGCATCCTGGCGTTCTGGTGAAGGTGATCTTGGAGACGTCCTTGCTCACTGATGAACAGATCGTCGCCGCCTGCCATTGCGCCCTCGCCGCCGGCGCCGATTACGTCAAGACATCGACAGGGTTTGGACCGGGGGGCGCTGCGGTTGAGCATGTGTCGTTGATGGCCGGGACGGTGGGGACCCGAGCCCGCGTCAAAGCCTCCGGTGGCATCCGCACAGCGGAAACGGCGCTGCGCATGCTGGAAGCCGGCGCCGACCGCCTGGGGACGAGCGCCTCTATGACCATCCTGGACGGTCTCCCCAGCGCCGCCGATTGCCCGCCGGAGGACTAG
- the yqfD gene encoding sporulation protein YqfD, producing the protein MLRRWWSYWIGFLGIRIEGSQLEKFINLAASRGIPLYDLRREASGRLSAKVRMDGFRSLRHVARKSGSRMRIQSRYGWPFYASTLKRKRSLVIGVFSFVLTILIMSTFVWDVDVIGNDRVEKQQLLQVAREKGIRVGSWRPLIDVREAEHSLMGAFPGLEWVGVTAKGTRVVIEVQEKVLPKKPVVNGPCHIVAAKSGVIQRLMVLVGEGKVAEGERVAKDQVVISGLLYDHKPAAHTQAEEKPTPPKLLEKVQARGEVWAKVSYDQWIEEPVLLEGTVPTGAVSEQWRIKWGNQEIIIKGPRNNPYPTGSEEVSMRTPSLWRNLGIPVEIIKTEYHELRAFRQERTAQEALAAAQEKARQAVSGLLPPGARVLREMVLPQPAPPERVKVKVSVEVLEDIAVPQSIEAGP; encoded by the coding sequence ATGCTGCGCCGTTGGTGGTCTTACTGGATCGGCTTTTTAGGGATACGAATCGAGGGATCGCAACTAGAAAAATTCATCAACCTGGCGGCGAGCCGGGGGATCCCCCTTTATGACCTGCGGCGGGAGGCGTCAGGCCGCCTGTCGGCAAAGGTGCGGATGGACGGCTTTCGTTCCCTCCGCCATGTGGCGCGCAAATCAGGCAGCCGCATGCGCATCCAGTCGCGCTACGGCTGGCCCTTTTATGCCTCTACATTGAAACGGAAGCGCTCCCTTGTCATCGGCGTTTTTTCATTCGTGTTGACGATTCTGATCATGTCCACCTTCGTCTGGGATGTCGATGTGATCGGCAATGATCGGGTGGAGAAGCAGCAGCTTTTGCAAGTGGCTCGTGAAAAAGGGATTCGCGTCGGAAGCTGGCGACCGCTGATCGATGTGCGGGAGGCCGAGCATTCGCTCATGGGCGCTTTCCCCGGACTGGAATGGGTGGGGGTCACAGCCAAAGGCACCCGCGTCGTCATCGAGGTGCAGGAGAAGGTGTTGCCCAAAAAGCCGGTGGTGAACGGCCCCTGCCATATTGTTGCCGCCAAGAGCGGCGTTATCCAACGGCTGATGGTGCTTGTCGGCGAAGGGAAAGTCGCCGAGGGCGAGCGTGTCGCTAAAGACCAGGTAGTGATTTCCGGGCTGCTCTATGATCACAAGCCGGCCGCCCACACACAGGCAGAGGAAAAACCGACGCCGCCCAAGCTGCTGGAGAAGGTGCAGGCTCGTGGAGAGGTTTGGGCCAAGGTCTCTTATGATCAATGGATCGAAGAGCCGGTCCTTTTGGAGGGAACCGTTCCGACTGGCGCCGTGAGCGAACAATGGCGCATAAAGTGGGGAAATCAGGAAATCATCATAAAAGGTCCGCGCAACAACCCCTATCCTACAGGATCAGAAGAGGTTTCCATGAGAACTCCTTCATTATGGAGGAATCTCGGCATACCCGTCGAAATAATAAAAACAGAGTATCATGAATTGCGCGCCTTCCGGCAGGAACGGACCGCTCAAGAGGCGTTGGCGGCGGCGCAGGAAAAAGCCAGGCAGGCCGTCAGCGGTCTGTTGCCGCCGGGAGCCCGAGTGCTGCGTGAAATGGTGCTTCCCCAACCGGCTCCTCCGGAAAGGGTCAAGGTGAAGGTGTCCGTGGAAGTGCTGGAGGACATCGCCGTTCCCCAGTCGATCGAAGCGGGCCCATAA
- a CDS encoding diacylglycerol kinase, whose protein sequence is MDLRKFFRSFRFAWRGIFWVIKTQQNMRVHLVAAVTALAMAAWFRLGGWELAWVVTAVFLVLAGEAFNSAIEAAIDRIGREEHPLSAAAKDAAAGAVLILALHALIAGMAVFGPRLLR, encoded by the coding sequence ATGGACCTGAGGAAATTTTTTCGTTCCTTCCGCTTCGCTTGGCGCGGCATCTTCTGGGTGATCAAAACGCAACAAAACATGCGAGTTCATCTTGTCGCCGCTGTGACCGCTCTGGCCATGGCCGCCTGGTTTCGTTTGGGCGGTTGGGAATTGGCCTGGGTGGTCACGGCTGTTTTTCTCGTTCTCGCCGGTGAAGCCTTCAACTCGGCCATCGAAGCGGCCATCGACCGCATCGGCAGGGAAGAGCATCCCCTGTCCGCCGCCGCCAAAGACGCCGCTGCCGGCGCGGTCCTGATTTTGGCGTTGCACGCGCTGATCGCCGGCATGGCTGTTTTCGGTCCGCGCCTGCTCAGATAA
- a CDS encoding histidine triad nucleotide-binding protein, producing the protein MSDCIFCKIVRREIPAQLVYEDDQVVAFRDINPVAPTHILIIPREHIASVAEATPDHQGLLGQLLLAAPKIAEKMGLEKDNFRIVINTGADAGQTVFHLHIHLLAGRALAWPPG; encoded by the coding sequence TTGAGCGATTGCATTTTTTGCAAGATCGTCCGGCGGGAGATTCCAGCCCAACTCGTTTATGAAGACGATCAGGTTGTTGCCTTCCGTGACATCAATCCGGTGGCGCCGACCCATATCCTGATCATCCCCCGGGAACACATCGCTTCTGTGGCGGAAGCCACCCCTGACCACCAGGGACTGTTGGGCCAACTCCTGCTGGCCGCCCCCAAGATTGCCGAAAAGATGGGCCTGGAGAAGGATAATTTCCGGATCGTGATCAATACCGGCGCCGATGCCGGTCAGACCGTTTTTCACCTCCATATCCATCTGTTGGCCGGAAGGGCCTTGGCTTGGCCGCCGGGATAA
- a CDS encoding cytidine deaminase translates to MISRREQPPVPSEASLRNLIEAARQARERAYAPYSRFRVGAALLGEDGSIYSGCNVENSSYGLTNCAERTALFKAVSEGCRRFTALVLTSDAPTPVTPCGACRQVLGEFAPHMPVYMVDDQDRREISVVSELLPGIFRLAEVTDRQKQES, encoded by the coding sequence ATGATTTCCAGGCGGGAGCAGCCACCGGTTCCATCGGAGGCTTCCTTGCGGAACTTGATCGAAGCCGCCCGCCAAGCCCGGGAGCGCGCCTATGCGCCCTATTCGCGCTTTCGTGTCGGAGCGGCGCTGCTGGGAGAGGACGGTTCGATCTACAGCGGCTGCAACGTCGAAAACAGTTCCTACGGCTTGACCAATTGCGCAGAACGGACCGCCTTGTTCAAAGCGGTTTCAGAAGGTTGCCGCCGCTTCACGGCCCTCGTCCTCACCTCTGACGCGCCCACTCCGGTCACCCCCTGCGGCGCTTGCCGCCAGGTCCTTGGCGAGTTTGCTCCCCATATGCCGGTCTACATGGTCGATGACCAGGACCGGCGCGAGATCAGCGTGGTGAGCGAGTTGTTGCCGGGCATCTTCCGACTCGCTGAAGTCACGGATAGGCAGAAACAGGAATCATGA
- the yqfC gene encoding sporulation protein YqfC, producing MAWERGKQRLQKALAGFLEMPKDVLLDYPKISMIGNVQLVLENHRGIVEYSDDRIRIGITGGQLEIVGEQLVLRTILPEELVVEGRIRQLNYSK from the coding sequence ATGGCCTGGGAACGGGGCAAGCAGCGGCTGCAGAAGGCATTGGCCGGATTCCTGGAGATGCCCAAAGATGTGCTCTTGGATTACCCGAAGATCAGCATGATTGGGAACGTGCAACTGGTGTTGGAGAATCACCGGGGCATCGTCGAGTATAGCGATGACCGTATCCGCATCGGCATCACCGGAGGTCAGTTGGAGATCGTCGGGGAACAACTGGTCCTCCGCACGATCCTGCCCGAAGAACTGGTGGTGGAAGGACGCATCCGTCAGTTAAACTATTCGAAATGA
- the ybeY gene encoding rRNA maturation RNase YbeY: MELYIVDEREGVVQAPEVEESWQLMLEQLALVCLEEAGHPLEDTEISLVLTNDEKIRRLNADYRNIDQPTDVLSFAMEEQADDEPDFDDPTAGMVLGDIIISVETAERQAAEYGHTLEREMGFLFVHGMLHLLGYDHGDEEETKRMRAMEEKVLQSQGLQREWT, translated from the coding sequence GTGGAACTGTATATAGTGGATGAACGAGAAGGCGTCGTTCAGGCGCCGGAAGTGGAAGAATCGTGGCAGTTGATGCTGGAGCAACTGGCTTTGGTTTGTTTGGAGGAGGCCGGGCACCCGCTGGAGGACACGGAGATCAGCCTGGTATTGACGAACGATGAAAAAATCCGTCGCCTCAACGCCGACTACCGGAACATCGATCAGCCGACAGATGTGCTGTCCTTCGCGATGGAGGAGCAGGCCGACGATGAGCCCGATTTCGACGACCCTACAGCCGGCATGGTGCTCGGCGACATCATCATCTCCGTTGAAACGGCGGAACGACAGGCCGCGGAGTACGGTCATACCCTGGAGAGGGAGATGGGCTTCCTCTTTGTCCACGGCATGCTGCACCTACTGGGGTATGATCACGGTGACGAGGAAGAAACAAAACGCATGCGGGCGATGGAAGAAAAGGTCCTGCAAAGCCAGGGACTCCAGCGGGAATGGACCTGA
- the rpsU gene encoding 30S ribosomal protein S21, whose protein sequence is MSEVRVGKNETLDSALRRFKRSCQKAGVLSECRKREHYVKPSVKRKKKSEAARKRKTT, encoded by the coding sequence ATGAGCGAAGTACGAGTAGGTAAAAATGAGACTTTAGATAGCGCCCTGCGGCGTTTTAAGCGCTCCTGCCAGAAAGCGGGCGTTTTATCGGAATGCCGCAAGCGTGAACACTATGTCAAACCCAGTGTGAAACGGAAGAAAAAATCAGAGGCAGCCCGGAAACGGAAGACCACCTGA
- a CDS encoding PhoH family protein — protein sequence MSASSHEQRIHLEDNWEAVGLFGHRDENLRLIERLSGAKIVARGAEIIVTGARPVVEAATRLIEQLIGLIRAGQEVGQGEIEYAFRLVNEGHQPLIAEALGDVVMTTPRGKQIKAKTLGQRKYLQVIRQNQIIFGIGPAGTGKTYLAVVMAVLALKNKEVNRIILTRPAVEAGEKLGFLPGDLQEKVDPYLRPLYDGLFDTMGAEPTQKYMERGIIEIAPLAYMRGRTLDDSFIILDEAQNTTPEQMKMFLTRIGFGSKAVVTGDITQVDLPRGANSGLVTVQKILQGIEGLAFHFFTTGDVVRNPLVGRIIRAYEDYEDRGGQGDR from the coding sequence CTGTCGGCATCGAGCCATGAGCAACGAATCCATCTCGAAGACAATTGGGAGGCCGTCGGACTTTTCGGCCACCGCGATGAAAACTTGCGGTTGATCGAACGTTTGAGTGGCGCTAAAATCGTGGCCCGCGGCGCCGAGATCATCGTTACAGGCGCGCGACCGGTTGTCGAGGCGGCGACGCGGCTGATTGAACAACTGATCGGCCTCATCCGAGCCGGACAAGAGGTCGGACAGGGCGAGATCGAGTACGCCTTCCGACTGGTCAATGAAGGCCATCAACCCCTGATCGCCGAGGCTCTCGGCGATGTGGTGATGACGACACCGCGGGGGAAGCAGATCAAAGCGAAAACACTGGGGCAGCGGAAATACCTGCAGGTTATCCGCCAAAACCAGATCATCTTCGGCATCGGGCCGGCTGGAACGGGCAAAACCTATCTGGCCGTCGTCATGGCTGTGCTGGCCCTGAAGAATAAGGAAGTCAACCGGATCATCCTGACTCGGCCGGCGGTGGAGGCTGGGGAAAAGCTGGGCTTTCTGCCTGGGGATCTGCAGGAAAAGGTGGACCCCTATCTGCGCCCCCTCTATGACGGACTCTTTGACACCATGGGGGCTGAGCCGACTCAGAAATACATGGAGCGGGGCATCATCGAGATCGCGCCGCTGGCCTACATGCGGGGACGCACCCTGGACGATTCCTTCATCATCCTTGACGAGGCCCAAAACACAACGCCGGAACAGATGAAGATGTTTTTGACGCGCATCGGTTTCGGATCAAAAGCCGTAGTTACCGGCGATATCACACAGGTGGATTTGCCCCGGGGCGCAAACTCGGGGCTTGTGACTGTGCAGAAAATTCTGCAGGGTATTGAAGGACTCGCTTTTCATTTCTTTACCACGGGAGATGTGGTGCGCAACCCTCTTGTCGGCCGGATCATTCGCGCCTATGAGGACTATGAAGACCGGGGTGGTCAGGGAGATAGATGA
- the recO gene encoding DNA repair protein RecO, with protein sequence MRVYRAQALILRGRSYGEADRLLTLLTRERGKVTAIAKGVRKPTSRLRAGTQPLTQSQLVLYEGRNLQTVTQAEPVESFVALHGDVERFTHASSMAELVDRLSPDHGGADLFPLLLTGWHLLSVFPCDLVACLFQIRLLDRLGYCPELFLCLDCGQPVEIDERASWPAYSPEMGGVVGSCCRHRHGDSGLIAPGALALLRHLLLMDPRDLGRLRVGPKLLRHALAVLQETICCRSEGTMRSWAVMESVGRSLTDEGRSPAEQPPSPASPETAKEPRSPL encoded by the coding sequence ATGCGCGTTTACCGCGCTCAGGCGCTGATCCTTCGAGGCCGGAGTTACGGGGAAGCTGACCGGTTGCTCACGTTGCTCACCCGTGAACGGGGAAAAGTAACGGCTATCGCCAAAGGGGTGCGCAAGCCCACAAGCCGCCTTCGCGCCGGCACGCAGCCCTTGACCCAGAGCCAACTCGTCCTCTATGAGGGCAGGAATCTGCAAACGGTGACCCAGGCGGAGCCGGTCGAGTCCTTCGTCGCCCTGCATGGTGATGTGGAGCGATTCACCCATGCATCATCGATGGCGGAACTGGTGGATCGACTTAGCCCGGATCACGGCGGCGCCGACCTGTTTCCGCTCTTGCTGACGGGGTGGCACCTGCTCTCCGTCTTTCCGTGCGATCTGGTGGCCTGCCTGTTTCAAATCCGCCTGCTGGACCGGCTCGGATACTGCCCGGAACTCTTTCTCTGTCTGGACTGCGGTCAACCGGTCGAGATCGACGAAAGGGCGTCCTGGCCGGCCTATTCGCCGGAGATGGGCGGCGTGGTGGGGAGTTGCTGCCGTCACCGCCACGGGGACAGCGGTCTCATCGCCCCTGGCGCTCTGGCCTTGCTGCGCCACCTGCTGCTGATGGATCCCCGCGATTTGGGCCGGTTGCGAGTAGGCCCCAAGCTGCTGCGCCATGCCTTAGCTGTGCTCCAGGAGACCATCTGCTGTCGCTCGGAGGGAACCATGCGCTCCTGGGCGGTGATGGAATCGGTCGGCCGATCCCTGACCGATGAAGGAAGGTCGCCGGCGGAGCAGCCGCCATCGCCTGCATCGCCGGAAACAGCAAAAGAGCCCAGGAGTCCTCTCTGA
- a CDS encoding GatB/YqeY domain-containing protein produces the protein MSLKERLMEDMKQAMKDKEAGKFRLSVVRMARSAVQKVEIDKRRDLTEEETIDVLAREVKQRRDSIAEYEKAGRSDAVEALKQEITLLTAYLPQQLSEEEVRALVREAVTVTGAQSPKDMGKVMGVLMPKVKGRADGKLVNQIVKELLG, from the coding sequence ATGTCGCTGAAGGAACGTTTGATGGAGGACATGAAGCAGGCGATGAAGGACAAAGAGGCCGGCAAGTTCCGCCTCTCTGTCGTTCGCATGGCTCGGTCCGCCGTTCAAAAAGTGGAAATCGATAAACGGCGCGATCTCACGGAAGAAGAGACCATCGATGTGCTTGCCCGGGAAGTGAAACAGCGCCGCGATTCCATCGCCGAGTATGAAAAAGCGGGCCGCTCTGATGCCGTAGAAGCGTTGAAACAAGAAATCACGCTTCTCACCGCGTATCTTCCCCAACAACTTTCCGAAGAAGAGGTCCGCGCGCTGGTGCGGGAGGCTGTGACGGTGACAGGCGCTCAGAGTCCCAAAGACATGGGCAAGGTCATGGGAGTTCTGATGCCAAAAGTCAAAGGTCGCGCCGACGGTAAACTGGTAAACCAAATTGTCAAGGAACTCCTTGGCTGA